A genomic stretch from Nilaparvata lugens isolate BPH chromosome 8, ASM1435652v1, whole genome shotgun sequence includes:
- the LOC111053495 gene encoding eukaryotic translation initiation factor 3 subunit G, with product MPVPDTKSSWADEVEEEGSLPAPSEVITNGMKITTEYKFNEDNKKVKTVRTYKIEKRVVSKNIALRKTWGKYGDSQHDKPGPNPQTTFVSEDVFMQFITNKEEPDKIEEDALDKLRNLGEKGAVKCRTCSGDHWTSRCPYRESKMALASKDVGKVGGGTGPGAVGGGPAAGEDKPKTTAKYVPPSMRDSTGKRVENLNPRQRDDTLAIRISNLSESTQEADLEDLVKPFGPISKIFLAKDKATGRCKEYAYIHFKNRADAAKAIQHLHGYGYDHLILDVEWSKPSTHNN from the exons ATGCCAGTCCCAGATACAAAGTCCAGTTGGGCAGATGAAGTTGAAGAAGAGGGTTCACTACCCGCGCCCAGCGAAGTAATCACTAATGGAATGAAAATCACAACTGAGTACAAATTCAATGAGGATAATAAGAAG GTAAAAACAGTGCGCACCTACAAAATCGAGAAGCGTGTTGTCTCGAAGAACATAGCTCTGCGCAAAACGTGGGGTAAGTACGGCGACTCGCAGCACGACAAGCCAGGTCCCAACCCACAAACCACCTTCGTCTCTGAAGACGTGTTCATGCAGTTCATCACCAACAAGGAGGAGCCGGACAAGATTGAGGAGGATGCTCTCGACAAACTCAGAAACC TTGGCGAGAAGGGTGCGGTGAAATGCCGTACCTGTTCGGGAGACCATTGGACCAGCCGCTGTCCGTACCGCGAGTCCAAGATGGCGTTGGCCAGCAAGGATGTGGGCAAGGTTGGGGGTGGCACAGGCCCTGGGGCAGTGGGAGGCGGACCGGCAGCCGGCGAGGACAAGCCCAAGACAACCGCCAAGTACGTTCCACCGAGCATGCGCGACAGCACCGGAAAACGCGTCGAAAACCTCAACCCGCGTCAGCGCGACGACACGCTCGCGATTCGTATCTCCAACCTGTCCGAGTCCACCCAGGAGGCGGATCTCGAGGACCTCGTCAAGCCGTTCGGTCCCATCTCGAAGATTTTCCTTGCGAAAGACAAGGCCACCGGTCGTTGCAAGGAGTATGCCTACATTCATTTCAAGAATCGCGCCGATGCGGCTAAGGCTATCCAACATCTGCATGGCTACGGTTACGATCACTTGATTCTCGATGTTGAGTGGTCCAAACCATCCACACATAACAACTAG
- the LOC111053504 gene encoding uncharacterized protein LOC111053504: MEIDRIFQDESSKDLFEPPRETLLDISIPLKSRIKLPTTWDKLKEIGVRITDLRRDRYEEVLDHVKRVYYLEEPLFQSLNIMEDEESFNALHEHTKTYIKDNQSLIALKEDTNEIVGVLISRVFDSLAMKTFARMAIYKGESFKTLQRLMNHFLRYADLKKMYGTDVWNCIYLCSVEPAFRRMGIGDALFQAAIEQTKKFKIDVIGGIFTSYPQQMLAKKKAFETLLEVKYLEWTEDKKVVFKNTGEDSKAMFLAKCVADRSQATVQDLNEDDVESNVCSPEHFEKYL; this comes from the exons ATGGAAATTGATAGAATATTTCAAGACGAGAGTTCAAAAGACCTCTTTGAACCACCCAGAGAAACTTTATTAGATATATCGATTCCCTTAAAATCACGCATCAAATTACCGACAACTTGGGACAAACTGAAAGAGATCGGTGTGAGAATTACAGATCTTCGTAGGGACAGATATGAAGAGGTTCTCGATCATGTTAAG AGAGTTTACTACCTAGAAGAACCACTGTTCCAATCGTTGAACATAATGGAAGACGAAGAATCATTCAACGCACTACATGAACACACTAAAACATACATTAAAGATAATCAGTCATTAATAGCACTAAAGGAGGACACAAATGAAATAGTTGGTGTTCTCATATCAAGAGTTTTTGATTCCCTCGCGATGAAAACATTTGCTAGAATGGCT ATATACAAAGGTGAGAGTTTTAAAACTTTGCAACGCCTAATGAATCATTTTCTAAGATACGCTGACTTGAAGAAAATGTATGGTACAGATGTGTGGAATTGCATTTATTTGTGTTCAGTTGAACCAGCCTTCAGGAGGATGG GTATTGGAGACGCTCTGTTCCAAGCAGCTATTGAGCAGACAAAGAAGTTCAAAATTGATGTAATAGGCGGCATTTTCACCAGCTACCCACAGCAGATGCTGGCGAAGAAAAAAGCATTCGAAACCTTGCTGGAAGTAAAGTATTTGGAATGGACAGAGGACAAAAAAGTGGTGTTCAAAAATACAGGCGAAGACAGCAAGGCAATGTTTTTGGCAAAATGTGTTGCGGACAGGTCGCAGGCAACTGTGCAAGATTTGAATGAAGACGACGTTGAGTCCAACGTTTGTTCACCGGagcattttgaaaaatatttgtaa
- the LOC111053502 gene encoding V-type proton ATPase subunit F 1 produces MALHSAIKGKLIAVIGDEDTCVGFLLGGVGEINKNRQSNFMVVDKNTAVSEVEETFKRFLRRDDLDIILINQNIADMIRHVIDCHTMPIPAVLEIPSKDHPYDASKDSILRRAKGMFNPEDVH; encoded by the exons atggcTCTACATTCTGCTATCAAGGGTAAATTGATTGCAGTGATTGGTGATGAG gaCACCTGTGTTGGGTTTCTACTTGGAGGCGTGggagaaataaacaaaaacagGCAGTCTAACTTCATGGTAGTTGATAAAA atacTGCTGTGAGTGAAGTTGAAGAAACTTTCAAAAGATTCCTAAGAAGAGACGACCTAGATATCATTCTCATAAACCAGAAC aTTGCAGACATGATCCGCCATGTTATCGACTGCCACACCATGCCCATTCCAGCTGTGCTCGAGATTCCATCCAAGGATCATCCTTATGACGCAAGTAAAGATTCTATTCTACGAAGAGCAAAG GGAATGTTCAACCCAGAGGATGTACACTAA